The nucleotide sequence CCTTTAATACACCTAATCTACTGAACATCATAACTTAGCTTAACCTGCCTTAATTATGCTCAGAACATTTACACTGGCCTAAAGTTGGGCCAAATCTCTAACACAAAGCCTGTTTTATAATAGTGTTGCGTATCTCATGTAGTTCATTGGACGCTGTACTGAAAGGGAAAGACCGTGATTGGAAGCATACTGTTTGGAGCCGCAGCTGCTGCCATTGCCCAGCATCATGAGGGAAGTTTGTCCAGCATGTTGTTAGCCCAGGAAAGGACCAAAATTCAAAGGCATATCACTGTCACACCACCATAGAGTCGAAAATTTGTAAGTGAAGCCATCGTAAGTCAGGGACCATCTATAGTAAGTCTATAATCTATATTCCTAGCACAGTTCTCTCCCAGGAGCTCCAGACCCACATGTTTCACTTACTGAACAGAATATCCCACCAGCAccacaaatttaaaaagtgagattCCGAGTTTGTTTTCTGTCCCCTTCCCTACTCTAGCCTTGGAGATTAAGATCCCCTGTCTTATGAGATAGTAGCCCATACCTCGTCACTCATTCAAGGGACTTGAGGGTCATGCTTGGGGCCTGCTTTCCCTTTTGAGTTTAGTCAGTTGTCATGTGATTTAGAACAAATCTCTCCCTTTCTGTCCGTAACCATCCTCCTCATCACACTCCTGATTTGCTACAGCAGCTCTCTCTCCACCTTAAAGTCTTGCTCATTTATGATGGTATTTATAATCACTGTTacctgttttatttccttcacaaGAAACTACTTATACTTTTCCAGAACATGTCATATTTTCTCTCCACattccactttttttccccttacatttGCTCCCAGAAATCTTCCCCAAGGTTTGAGCCAACTGCCCTTCCTTTTATGTCCCCATGACTAGCTATGCATGCATCTATATAGAAGCACTTACGTGGCATTATTGTTGACCTATTTGTCTTTCTTCCCAGTAGATTCTAGCTTATCAAGCAAAAggatttgtattttcttctttgtatcccAAGCACTTATTAAAGTCaagtacttcattttattttaattgacatttaattgataaaatggaatgaaatgttAATTGTGGGATAACAAGGATGTGGGATTCATAGCCTTCTACAAGGCTAAGGTACAAATGCTTTTATTGGCAGTacttaaaagcagagacaagaCTTCTGTTTTGTGTACCCAGCCCTCTCCCTTCCTGACATTAACCCAAAGGACATGAGTAAAGGACAAGACTGAACTTTTTGCTAGTTACCTTAGGCAGCTCTGAAATCTTGAAATTTTGTTTGTTATCACTGAATTCCCTTTGTTTCCTAGGAGACTTGAATGAAAATTTTGTGGAAAATGAAGATAAAGTACTTACATTATCTATTACCTCAAGAGCCTTCCTGCTGGCAAATTTTGGAAGAGGTGGCTTAGTACAGTAACGAGGAGTCAGAATTAAATTGTGAATATTCACAGGGAGGTGTAAGTAACCCTGAACTGGATCTTTCTACTTGTCAGAAGTGGAGAAAAGTATCTTCTAATATTTCCAGGAACCACAAGCAGTGTGGTGACTCTTCAGAgtggtgatttaaaaaaacatggaGAGTGAAGAATATTCATCTTTGAAAGTCCCAATCCAGATGGCCACCCAGGACTCCTCATTCTGTAAGAAAGAGCCCCAGGATCCTCAGGAAAGCAAAAGTCTGTTTGTAACTGAAGAAAGCACTGAGAGGAAACTGACAGGGGCAAAAAGTCCTCCCATTGAGCATTGTTCAGAGAACCTTCAAGATAAACTTGTGGCTGATGTGAAAGAAGTGGTCTTGCCATTGCTCAAAGGGGAGACAGTCTGCCATATTGGCCAGTTGAAAGAATCCTTGGAGCCCTTTGACTATAACCACAAAGACGTTTGTGGTTGGAAATCCCGGGTGGCCAGTCATCATTATCAGAGAGCTCATACAGAGGAGAAGCCCTGTAGCCATCAAGACTGTGGGAAAACACGTACCGCCAGCCCAGGTGGTCACCCTGGTGAGAAAATCCGCCCTTCAGAGAAAGTATACAAATGTAGTCAGTGTGGCAGGGACTTCAGTGAGCGCTCAGATCTAGTCCTTCATCAGAGGGACCACACTGAAGAAAAGCCCTACAGATGTGATCAGTGCGGGAAGGGCTTCACAAGGAGCTCAAGTCTCCTCATCCACCGTGAAGTCCACGCAGATGAGAAGCCTTATAAGTGCGATAAGTGTGGGAAGGGCTTCACCAGGAGTTCAAGTCTGCTCATTCATCACTCAGTCCACACAGGTGAGAAGCCTTATAAATGCGACAAGTGCGGGAAGGGCTTTACTCAGAGCTCCAAACTGCACATCCACCAGCGAGTGCACACCGGCGAGAAGCCCTACGAGTGTGGGGAGTGCGGCATGAGCTTCAGTCAGCGCTCCAACCTGCACATCCACCAGCGCATCCACACAGGGGAGAGGCCCTACAAGTGTGGGGAGTGCGGGAAGGGCTTCAGTCAGAGCTCAAACCTTCACATCCACCGCTGTTCACACACGGGGGAGAAGCCTTACCAGTGCTACGAGTGCGGGAAGGGCTTCAGCCAGAGCTCAGACCTCCGCATCCACCTGAGAGtccacactggggagaagccCTATCACTGTGGCAAGTGTGGGAAGGGCTTCAGCCAGAGCTCCAAACTCCTCATCCACCAGAGAGtccatactggagagaagccctacGAGTGCAACAAATGTGGGAAGGGCTTCAGCCAGAGCTCCAACCTCCACATCCACCAGCGGGTCCACAGGAAAGATCCCCATTAAATGAGGTCTTCAATCACATGCTCTTACTCCAAAGACTTCAATATTTCTAACATCACTCTTACTTTCACATTCTCAGGATGTAGTAAGAGTTATTCAGATATGTTCCCTCACTGAAAGTCATTCACTCAAGGTATTTAAGTACCAAGCACTTTGTTATGCTACACAGTGAATTGATTGTTCTTGTTGCTTAGATGGGTAGAGTGAAAACGTCTGTACTTTGCCATTCACCCAGTGTTACTAGAGCTACATATCCTACTCAGCATTTCTAAGTGCAAGAACCTTATATTTGTCTAAGCAGAACACGTTTCCTTTGTTCACACTCTCTGAGAATCTGGGACTTTGGCTTTCTCTTCAAATCGTGTGCCTTGTGTTTTTCATATTTCCTTCCAGCCCTGAGTAGCCCTCTTTAAATTATGATTGCacaatatgttttaatatttgctaTAACCCCCAAAAGTCATTTGCTTTTGCAACATTGTTCCTGAGCCACACTTGGGTCTTCTTGGCCGAGCAGAGTACAGCCGAtctactgacactgggttgtAAAGTAAGTGCACCATTTACTGCAGGGCACCAAAGGAGTCCAAGCAGCTGGTGCTCATCAGACCCAAACTGATGGCTTTCAGAGAAACATAAGGTGAGGAACAGGGGACTGTGGGGTGCATGATCAGTTCATGGACATTCTTCtcattggttgatggtgaggcaATTAAGAGTCAATATCATCAACCCATCTGGGGTCTGCTTGCTTATGGGCAGCAAACAACTTCTTGCATCTGGTGgcagtttcagtatctgcaaaacagctcaaatgacatggctcagaatattatctatattcTAGAGGAATTACAGGTCCTTGCTTCActtaatggctaaactattattgttttgttttgcttggcttttttcctttctttctgtattttctctcttctctgattaaatttacaCTTTGGAACTTGAGGAAGGCTTGGAGAGTATGTTTTGAGATGACAAGGCTTAAAATATGCACTCTACCACACATAATTCAATTGGGGTGTGGAGCTAGGACACCTCAGAGGGTTAAGGATCATCTCCTAGAAGGTAAAACAGTAAGCTTGTAAAATAGTTGAGAGAAAATTAATTGTTTTTTAGTGAATACATAAGTAAAGCAGAAGTTACTATACAATGAACTAATTGCAACCCTGATTTTCTAAACAATGACTGATTCCCCAAGTGATGCTTAAGAGGCTCCCTAGTCACCTATAGTTTAGTTATTCACCAGTGACTAGTATCCATACATGAAAAAATGGTGGGGGGAATATAGATGCAATATTTATTACCTTGAGGAGGTGGGGTTATAACTGGTACATCCTGATCAAAGTTAACCTGAAACAGTTAACTGGACATGGATAACAGGAAAGTGACATGTTAAATTTAGAGGAAATGTAGCTAATGTCTAATAAGAAATGGAGGAAGGTGACAGATTGAGACTTGCTTTCCTTCAAGAGGCAATCCCAGAATATTTGACTCCAACTCAGAGGAGCCCACATAGAATGATTAGGGTAGTGACTGAGCATCTGTGCTTTGGCATTGCATAATACCCTCACTAGTTTGGATACCATAAGATGGTATCACAACTGATGTGATTCTGCTTTGGTGAGTGCTAGAATTATGAATCCCTCCCAGTTCCTCCTGGCCTCATAAGATTCTATGTGAACATCTCTTCTGGATTTGACTCTTGTTTGTCACATATGTCTTCTAATTGGCTGATATGTATAATCTGTTTGGGACTTAGAGCCAAATATGATCATAAGAATCCATGTGTAGTGAGTACAGAGAGTAGATCTAAAGTCCAAGTCTCAAATGATTATAAACTAGCCTGTTTTCCAAGTCTCCTTttatacataccttaatttagCAATGTTTTTAACTCTGTTTAGCTTTTATTGTTCTCTTTTAAGCATTAGctttcttaaaaaattgaaatgtggTCAGAGTCCTTGGGAAGCATTTTGCTGATTGTGGTAAGGAAGTTTGGAGGGAAAGTCAGAAAAAGGAACTTGTACATGAAAATGCAGGAAAAGGAgccttcttggtggctcagtgatagagaatccgcctgccaatgcaggagacatgaattcaatccctgatctgaaaATATCCCACATGGCTTGgaccaactaagcctgtgctctagagcccaggagccccaactactgagcccagaactgctgaagcctgcatgccctattgcctgtgttctgcaacaagagaagccacagcaaatGAGAAACCTTCGAACTGCAACCAAAGAGTAGCctctactcactgcaactagagaaaagcccacacagcaacgaagacccagcacagccaaaagtaaaattattttaaaaagaaaatgcagaaagaacagGGCATGTCTCACATTTCATGAAGTCCTAAAGATGCCATAGATTGACAAAGAGAAAAcactttgttaatttttaagacATCTCAACTTCAgacatgtgaaaatgaaaaaaaaacaaaaacaaaaacaaaacagatgtgtTTCAAAATGATTCTTTTCAGAATTCAAGGGTTGTCCTAAGATTGGTCCTTTACTGGTACCTGAACAAAGACCTTTGGCAAAGAATCTAGGTTACAGactaaattcttaaaattcttacCTACTCAGTAGGTGCTTTTACTTTCTATATGGATTGTTTAAGATCTTAAGTTCAGAATACTGGTGAATATATGATTACTACTTGCAGTTACACTTCTAAATTATAATCTTTTAAACCACTGACAGAGTTAGGGGATAAAAAGAAATGcggtacttccctggtgatccagtggttaagaatctgcccaccaatgcaggggacatggtttgatccctggtctgggaagattccacatgctgaggggcagtTAAGCGTGTATACCGCCACTACTGAAGTCCACTCTCAAGCCTATGCcccgcaacaagaaaagccaccacgatgagaagcccccttagcacaactagagaaagactgtgcagttacagagacccagcacagccagagagAAATTTGGAAGTTCACATTCGCAGCTTCATGACCTTTCTTACTGTACTTTCATTGGCAAAaaagagtcatgactgagcatgaaGGCAAAGTAGGTAATGAGAGCCAGGGAAAGTCCAAAGCAACATGCCTAAAGTAGTTGTGAGAGTAAAACTGGCATTGGAGTGGTACCTGGGAGTAGGTGATACTGACAAGCAGCTTCAAGACATAGAGCTGGGAAAAGCTAATACATAGGGAGTGTGCGGCAGCTGATTCCAGCCGCTACAGAAGTCATTCAGGGTTTGGTCAGCTAAGCAAAAAGGTAAGGGGAAAGGACTAGAAAATGTGCTGTGTTGAACATCTCTCTGGACAGCATTAAAATGCTAGAAACTTTACATTTATAAAACCACAGCAATGAAGTGAACAAGAGAAAAACCACCAGTAAATAGGAGGTCTcaataaaaaactgaaatatgaaaGACAACTATTGTATCAGAGCAGAAGCAGGGGCCATTTATATGGCTTACATTAAGGACAAAAAGGAACCAGTTTGGCTGCAGGCTCAGAAATGCGTAATACTATGAACATGAGACATGAAAGGGAAAGCAGTGAACTTAATGTTCAGTTGTATTTGGGACAGTCCCCTCATTCCAAACACACTTGTCCTCCTCCCCTAACCCATGTGCACTGTCAACCAGCAGAAGATGAGAAATTTCTTCTCTGTAGAAATCAAATGGCCCTTAGGGACAGACCTGCATTCTACTTTTGTGAGTCCAACAGAAAAACAGTTATCTTCTAGTTCCAATACATTtataacagagcttcaaaatgcatgaaataaaaacaaaattgaaatagCTGTAGGCAAATTATCAATCTCAACACTTGGTAATTGATAGCACAAATGGACAGAAAATCAGTTAGGATATATAAGATTATCAACCAGCTTGACTAACATTTATAGAATAGTCCAACAACAGCATAATACACATTCTTTCCAAGTGTACATGttatgggcaaaaaaaaaaagttgcaaacaATTTAAAAGAATGGAAATCATACAAGATACACTCTGATCAGAACTTAATTAGAAATTGCTAACAGATATAGAGTCACCATTTAAGTTAATGACTCCTAAATAAGCCAtgggataaagagaaaataacaaggaaaatctgaaaatattttgaattataacAATGTGTGGGGTGTGGCTAAAGTagcataaaattttattaattatgccAATAAATCCAACAACTTAGTTGAAATAGAAAAAGTTGTTGAAAGGTACAAACTACCAAAGCTCactcaagaagaaagagaaaactgaatagCCCTATTAAACTAATATTTGTAGCTGACAACCTTCCCACACAAAGTACAGGCCAGACGGTACAAgtgaattctgccaaacatttaTGGAAGACATAGTAACAATCTATATGAACTCTTCTAGGAATAAACACATTCCAACTTATTTTAGGAGCCAACATTGCCTACATACCAAAGCCAAAGAGGTCTGCAAGACCAGTCTTGCATCCCCTGGAAACCTGAACTGACTGGACTCTCCTTCAACACAAAGTGCTGCTTCCCGGAGGGGCAATTGCAGCAGCTGGTTGCACCCATTTCCCATAGTCACTGAAAGATTATTTACTGTGATACCTACAGGAAGATTaggaaagaaacttttttttaggATTCTTACCTTCTCATGAGGAATTAGCATGATGATTTAAGGGCCAACACAAATCATGTAAcaatatttgcatttttgctATGACTATGAGAAAACGCAAACTGGGTCAACAATAGCACAGAATAGTAACAGCATACAACCTGCGTATTTCTGCATATTACTTCATCCCGGTACTGATGTGTTCCTGTATATTATCCTTGAAGTtggttttcatctatttctgtatttccatTCTAACTTACTAACCCTGAAAAGTCTCATATAAGACACTAAacgaaggagaaaaagaataactCACTTTAGATCTGTTATTTTCTGTGGGATCAAGGACACTACATGTAGAGAACAAgagtggggctggaggagaaagaaTAGATCACAAGAGATCTGACCTGCCTTGCATTTCCTGGTTCTCTTACCTATACGCTCCGTACACTAGCTAGATGAAATGTCCTCCTTAGAAACATCTTTTGGTCCTTAACTACCTTGGCAGTAGTTTCTCAGTCTTTTGATAGGAACTAAGTTTGACTTAACTGTGTCTGAAAATCTGACTACTGGCTAGGCTGCTAAGAATGGGATGACCTGGACATTCATCCTCTGGGGCTGAGTTTTCTTCATCTTTCGTGCTGGGCAGAAACTAGTAATCCAGGAAGCTCTTTCCTTCACTCACTTCCTGTGTCTGTGAAGTGAGGATGAAGGAAGCACACACAGCTCTCAGTGCTCCATGGGATAAGGGGCAtgttgtgaggcctcctcaggaACTGGAAAGAGTGGAGAATCTGAAATAAGTCAAGGGCTTTTAAGAATGTCTGAGATAACATTTTCTTAGTGGTAAGTGGTATATCTTTCCCCCATACTATGCTCTCTCAAACCCTCAAAAGTGTGATGTCCTAGGCAAATTTTCCCCTTGCCTAGCCCAGTTCATCTCTCCTCTCCAGTTCAAACAGGTTGCCACAGTCTGAAGGGAGGCTTGGAGAGCACAAGGGTTGCTTTGTGCTATCAGTTGTGCCAATTTAGGATCTGCTTTCTTGGCCTTGTTCCTCATGGGTTCCGCGGTCCTGGTGGGAGGTCTCCACTCGGATGAGCCACTTTCCAGGTGAGATTCCTCTTAACCTTATAAGATCGGCTTTGAACCAGGAGCTGAACCTAAGGGACAAAATCATTTTAGTTGGAACCTACTTGAGGAATCCAACTTCCAGAGCTCCCACATCTCAGGTAGGTCTTTCAATAAATTCAAATCAGGACTTCTGAAAACAGACAGGGTGGACACATCAGGCCAGGCCCATAACTCATTTGAATTGTGATCCCAGAGCCCTTAAGGAACACCCAGAAACCTAGAAATACAAGTGCCCCGTGGTAAGAGTCCACGTTATACAGCAAGTGATGTCCTCTGGCTCAGTGTAGGGACAGATACAACGCCAGACTAAGCAGATGGTTTTGTGGGGAGGAAACTAACGTAGATGTGCATCCTGGCGCCGTCTCCCACTGCCGGTGCGGTTTTGAGGCACTAGCTGGCCTCTCTGAATCTTTCCTGACCTATTagagtggagaagggaaggcCTAAGCAGGCCCTCACGCAAGCTCGACCTGCCGTTCGCACCGGCCACCCCCAAGAGCGCTTCGTTCCCGCCGCACCGGACTGAGGCTGCGCGCCAGGCGGCGCATGCGCCAGAGCGCCTGTCCGACTTGAAGGGCACTGCCACATCTGGCCTACAGGCGGTGTCCTGGCCACAagccggctgctgctgctgctactaagttacttcagtcgtgtccgactctgtgcgacccatagacggcagcccaccaggctcccctgtccctgggattctccaggcaagaacagtggagtgggttaccattgccttctccaatgcatgaaagtgaaaagtgaaagtgaagtcgctcagtcgtgtccgactcttcgcgaccccatggactgcagcctaccaggctcctccgtccatgggattttccaggcaaaagtactggagtggggtgccagctgGCAGTGAGACCTAAACCGTCGATCAGAGTAGGGACGGGGATGTGAGGTGGCTGTTCCTCTAGCTGAGATCCTGACGCAGGTGGAAGAAATGATGGGACAAGAGACCTAGAATGCAAAATTTGAAAACCCGTTGGCAATAGGGCTTCTCCCAGGAGGCACAGCAGTTCAGTGTGGTGGTGTTCGCAATTGTAGTAATCATGATAAAATATGCCAGCTTCTCAGAATTACTTGTGAGAAATGGAATActgcctgccatatcagtaaacaaaggacgTCATAGTCATCTGTGGTTATGGCCACCTTTAAGCATTAATTGGTGAGCCCTAAGGCAATGCAGGAACTtaagaagatactaagaaaaagtggcaagaatatacagaagaactgtataaaaaagatcttcacgaccaagataatcacgatagtgtgatcactcacctagagccagacatcctgaaatgtgaagtcaagtgggccttagaaagcatcactacgaacaaagctagtggaggtgatggaattccagtggagctatttcaaatcctgaaaagatgatgctgtgaaagtggtgcactcagtatgccagcacatttggaaaactcagcagtggccacaggactggaaaaggtctgttttcattccaatcccaaagaaaggcaatgccaaagaatgctcaaactactgcacagttgcactcatctcacacgctagtaaagtgatgctcaaaattctccaagccaggcttcagcaatacgtgaaccgtggacttccagatgttcaagctggttttagaaaagccagaggaaccagagatcaaattgccaacatccactggatcattgaaaaagcaagagaattccggaaaaacatctatttctgcttgactatgccaaagcctttgacggtatggatcacaataaactgtggaaaattctgaaagagatgggaataccagacacctgacctgcctcttgagaaacctgtatgcaggtcaggaagcaacagtgagaactggacatggaacaacagactgggtccaaataggaaaaggagtacttcaaggctgtatattgtcaccctgcttatttaacttctatgcagagtacatcatgagaaatgctgggctggaagaagcacaagctggaatcaagattgccaggagaaatatcaataacctcagatacgcacatgacaccacccttatggcagaaagtgaagaggaactaaaaagcctcttgatgaaagtgaaagaggagagtgaaaaagttggcttaaagctcaacattcagaaaacgaagatcatggcatctggccccatcacttcatggcaaatagatggggaaacagtagaaacagtgtcagactttattttggggggttccaaaatcactgaagatggtgaccgaagccatgaaattaaaagacgcttactccttggaaggaaagttatgaccaacctggatagcatactcaaaagcagagacattactttgccaacaaaggttcgtctagtcaaggctatggtttttcctgtggtcatgtatggatgtgagagttggactgtgaagaaggctgagcaccgaagaattgatgcttttgaactgtggtgttggagaagactcttgagagtcctttggactgcaaggaggtccaaccagtccattctaaaggagatcagtcctgggtgttctttggaaggaatgatgctaaagctgaaactccagtactttggccacctcatgagaagagttgactcattggaaaagactctgatgctgggagggattgggggcaggaggagaaggggacgacagaggatgagatggttggatggcatcactgacttgatggacatgagtttgagtaactccgggagttcgtgatggacagggaggcctggtgtgctgcgattcatggggtcccagagtcggacacaactgagcgactgaactgaacggaactgaagggAACTCAGAAAGGAAACAAGGAATACCTGTCTTCTGGCAGCCTTCAGATTGCAACCACACCCCCTGCGCCCTGAGGAAGCTCAGGATACTGGCCGATAGccgaggtgcatatcaaaggattGGTTTGAGCCCAGACTCCTCTATCTTCCCATGCCTAGAAAAGCGCTAAATTCCTTGAGATGTTTGGTTTTCCTTTAATTTACAATAATTTTGTGTCATTCAGACTATCTACCCTTTGTGCAAAACCCCTGTATATCCTAGCTAACGCCCTCGCCTCCTTGGAGCAATTTTTCAAAGCTTACTTGAGAGGCTGCCTCCCAGGCCTGAAGTCCTAAGAATGTCTGTTGTATAAAACAaccctcaacttttaggttgtgcattctTTTTCGGTTGACATTGGCAATACACAAAACTGTTCGATGAGTGAAAATGCACAACTGAAAAAAAGTATCATCTCTCCAACATGCACAACCATTTGATGTTTTACCCAAATGGGATTTCCAAGCCATAAGAATTTCAGTAAgcaatataaacattttcttggTCAATATATTtcccaatatatttaaaattgtccAAATATTTCAACAATTTCAACAGAAAATTTAGAAGATTCAGTGGGCAGGCATACTTCATCTGGAATCACCAAATGTTGGTATCTTTCTCTGGCTTTATCTGATGTGTCTTTACTTGTGAGGAAACTGGAGCCCTACATGTGCCATCCCGTGTCTTCTAAGGACGTACTTTTACATCATCACAATACCATTATCCCACCTAGAAAATTTAACCACAAACAGCATCTAATACAAAGTCCATATTCTAAGTGCCTCATCCTAAGAGTGTCTTACAGAGGTTGTGTTAGGTTTTTGAAGCTGTCTTTTTAAAACCAAGATTCAACAAGCCCATGTATTATATAATACACAGTAGTGGAGTGGA is from Bubalus bubalis isolate 160015118507 breed Murrah chromosome 4, NDDB_SH_1, whole genome shotgun sequence and encodes:
- the ZNF239 gene encoding zinc finger protein 239 gives rise to the protein MESEEYSSLKVPIQMATQDSSFCKKEPQDPQESKSLFVTEESTERKLTGAKSPPIEHCSENLQDKLVADVKEVVLPLLKGETVCHIGQLKESLEPFDYNHKDVCGWKSRVASHHYQRAHTEEKPCSHQDCGKTRTASPGGHPGEKIRPSEKVYKCSQCGRDFSERSDLVLHQRDHTEEKPYRCDQCGKGFTRSSSLLIHREVHADEKPYKCDKCGKGFTRSSSLLIHHSVHTGEKPYKCDKCGKGFTQSSKLHIHQRVHTGEKPYECGECGMSFSQRSNLHIHQRIHTGERPYKCGECGKGFSQSSNLHIHRCSHTGEKPYQCYECGKGFSQSSDLRIHLRVHTGEKPYHCGKCGKGFSQSSKLLIHQRVHTGEKPYECNKCGKGFSQSSNLHIHQRVHRKDPH